ACCATGTCTCACGCTCCCGCGCCATGGTCCATAAGACCTCGCCCCTGACCTCCACGTCGTCAAAGTTGAAATCGTCGAACACGAGCTTGAGCCGAACGACAGATCCGACCTGCAGCTCGCTCGACAGCTGCAGGCGGATCCCGGTGCGGCTCACATCGGTGGTGATGGCCTTGTAGTCGGGGATGTCGGGCGACATCACCTGGAACTGGCGATACGAGCGACGCTCGAGACGCTGATCGAGATGCACGTAGACGTAGTGGGGGGCGTTCTGGGCGTTCGGAAGGCCCTGGTCGCGGATCTGGCAGAGCCACTCGAGCAGGGTCGGCGTCACGTTCTTGAGATGCCCGCGATAGGCGTTCACCGAGCGCCCCGCCTTGCGGGTCTCATCGAGACGCACCTTGATGCCGGTGGAGCGGACGTTCTCGATGGCGGCCGACGTCACGTTCATGTAGAGCCACACGCCGAGGGGCAGGGTGCGACGGGTCTGCAGCGTCACCGTGTCTTCAGAGACGTCGGTGAGGAGCACGTCGACCTCGGGGACGTCTGCCGTCTTCTCGGGTTCGAGCTCGGTGCTCTTCTTTCGGCCAAACC
This genomic stretch from Pseudomonadota bacterium harbors:
- a CDS encoding PilZ domain-containing protein; the protein is MFWFGRKKSTELEPEKTADVPEVDVLLTDVSEDTVTLQTRRTLPLGVWLYMNVTSAAIENVRSTGIKVRLDETRKAGRSVNAYRGHLKNVTPTLLEWLCQIRDQGLPNAQNAPHYVYVHLDQRLERRSYRQFQVMSPDIPDYKAITTDVSRTGIRLQLSSELQVGSVVRLKLVFDDFNFDDVEVRGEVLWTMARERETWWAGIRFIDPSPHAREALDGYISFADGYKKKRFRGV